A window from Candidatus Margulisiibacteriota bacterium encodes these proteins:
- a CDS encoding glycosyltransferase family 4 protein, with amino-acid sequence MKILILSESFPPETKSCSTLFFELSESLVKNGHEVSVITRLPKYNVADGVDLGKIPSRETISGVQVYRYQTPPLARDIPVVRGLEHFLLGLTFFWGGLFLGRFDVILVYSPPLPLGIAGYWLGKIKRCPVVVNIQDLYPQTVIDLGLLKSRLLIKVSQMMERFIYRRSAALTVHSAGNKEYLVNHGAAAQKVRVIYNWVDVDLIKPGDKDNPFARQYGLKDKFVVSFAGVMGFAQGLEVVIRAAERLRDKPDILFIMVGDGTKKPELEKLTAELGLNNVRFIPTQPVALYPQVLHASALSLVVLDKTLVTPVVPGKLLSVMAAGIPVVASLPLVGDAPKIIAENGCGVAVAAGEPAALAEAIVSLYNDERSRRQMGSNGRRAAEKLFSRQACVQAYEELFRDL; translated from the coding sequence ATGAAGATCCTGATCCTGTCGGAATCGTTCCCGCCCGAGACCAAGTCGTGCTCGACGCTCTTTTTTGAACTGTCCGAGTCGCTGGTCAAGAACGGGCACGAAGTCTCGGTGATCACCCGGCTGCCGAAATATAACGTCGCCGACGGGGTCGATTTGGGCAAGATACCTTCTCGAGAAACTATTTCCGGTGTTCAGGTTTACCGTTATCAGACTCCCCCGCTCGCCAGGGACATACCGGTAGTTCGCGGACTGGAGCATTTTCTTCTTGGGTTGACTTTCTTTTGGGGCGGGCTTTTTCTCGGCCGGTTCGATGTCATTCTGGTCTATTCGCCGCCGCTGCCGCTCGGCATCGCCGGCTACTGGCTCGGCAAGATCAAGCGCTGTCCGGTCGTGGTCAACATCCAGGACCTTTACCCGCAAACGGTCATCGATCTCGGCCTGCTCAAGAGCCGTTTGCTGATCAAGGTGTCCCAAATGATGGAACGGTTCATTTACCGGCGGTCCGCCGCCTTGACGGTCCATTCCGCAGGGAACAAGGAATATCTGGTCAACCACGGGGCCGCGGCGCAAAAGGTCCGGGTCATTTATAACTGGGTCGACGTCGACCTGATCAAACCGGGGGACAAGGACAATCCCTTTGCCCGACAATACGGCTTGAAAGATAAATTCGTCGTCTCGTTCGCCGGCGTCATGGGTTTCGCCCAGGGATTGGAAGTGGTGATCAGGGCGGCGGAACGGCTGCGGGACAAACCGGACATCTTGTTCATCATGGTCGGCGACGGGACCAAGAAACCGGAGCTGGAGAAGTTGACCGCTGAGCTTGGCCTGAACAATGTCCGCTTCATCCCAACCCAGCCGGTCGCCCTGTATCCGCAAGTGCTGCACGCTTCCGCGCTCTCGCTGGTAGTGCTCGATAAGACGCTGGTCACCCCGGTGGTGCCCGGCAAACTGCTTTCCGTGATGGCGGCCGGCATCCCGGTCGTTGCCAGCCTGCCGCTGGTCGGCGACGCGCCGAAGATCATCGCGGAGAACGGCTGCGGCGTGGCGGTGGCGGCGGGCGAACCGGCGGCGCTGGCCGAGGCGATCGTCAGTCTGTACAATGATGAGCGGTCCCGGCGGCAGATGGGGAGTAACGGGCGCCGGGCGGCGGAGAAGCTCTTTTCCCGCCAGGCCTGCGTCCAGGCGTACGAAGAACTGTTTCGCGATCTTTAA
- a CDS encoding NAD-dependent epimerase/dehydratase family protein, with translation MDYKAEYKGKKVLITGGAGAIGSNLTRAIASLGAERVIVLDDLSSAERWNIPSLPNVLFSEGDILDEIKLKRVFFEAPDYVFHLAAFFANQNSLDHPERDLQVNGMGTLKLLEYCALTKVKRFVYASSGCSIYGSHAPMPLTEDFMSLHLSTPYQITKMLGELYANFFQHQYEVPVVKTRFFNSYGPGEIPGQYRNVIPNFIYWAMSGKPLPITGTGEETRDFTFVGDIVDGLLRAGVMPSAVGEEFNLASGREIEIRQLAEMINKLTGNKAGINFAPRRKWDTKSRILASVDKAHKVIGYTPNTTFEQGLPQAIDWFKQNWDNIAKAASFGPGASSAVRSVVGK, from the coding sequence ATGGATTACAAGGCGGAGTATAAAGGGAAAAAGGTCCTGATCACCGGCGGGGCGGGGGCGATCGGTTCGAACCTGACCCGGGCGATCGCGTCGCTCGGCGCGGAACGGGTGATCGTGCTCGACGATCTCTCGTCGGCGGAAAGGTGGAACATCCCGTCGCTGCCGAACGTCCTTTTTTCCGAAGGGGATATCCTGGACGAGATCAAGCTCAAGCGGGTCTTTTTTGAAGCGCCCGATTACGTTTTTCACCTGGCGGCCTTTTTCGCCAACCAGAACTCGCTCGACCACCCGGAGCGCGACTTGCAGGTCAACGGGATGGGGACGCTTAAACTGCTGGAGTATTGCGCGCTGACCAAGGTCAAGCGCTTTGTCTACGCCTCGTCCGGCTGTTCGATCTACGGCAGCCACGCGCCGATGCCGCTCACGGAGGATTTTATGTCGCTCCACCTGTCCACCCCGTACCAGATCACCAAGATGCTGGGCGAACTGTACGCCAATTTCTTTCAGCACCAGTACGAAGTGCCGGTCGTCAAGACGCGGTTCTTCAATTCCTACGGGCCGGGCGAGATCCCGGGCCAGTACCGGAACGTGATCCCGAACTTCATCTACTGGGCGATGAGCGGCAAGCCGCTGCCGATCACCGGGACCGGCGAAGAGACCAGGGACTTTACCTTTGTCGGCGATATTGTTGACGGGCTGCTGCGGGCCGGCGTCATGCCGTCGGCTGTTGGCGAAGAGTTCAACCTGGCTTCGGGGCGCGAGATCGAGATCCGCCAGCTGGCGGAAATGATCAATAAGCTGACCGGCAACAAGGCGGGGATCAACTTCGCGCCGCGCCGCAAATGGGACACCAAGAGCCGGATCCTGGCCTCGGTCGACAAAGCGCACAAAGTGATCGGCTACACCCCGAACACGACCTTTGAGCAAGGTTTGCCGCAAGCGATCGACTGGTTCAAGCAGAACTGGGACAATATCGCCAAAGCCGCCAGTTTCGGGCCGGGCGCTTCTTCGGCGGTCAGGTCGGTCGTTGGTAAATGA
- a CDS encoding glycosyltransferase family 2 protein, whose protein sequence is MSEPLLSVCLVNHNAGELTLNCLRSIRAKTVDPGYEIILVDNDSTNDGLAAITREFPQITLIRNDRNVGFAKANNQAIRAARGKYLLLLNNDTLLRNDACGRMAAFMEGHPKTGILAGKLYKPNGKVQRNCRSFYKTPFDTMFGRASLLSKLFPGNPVTRRNTLSDWDYNSVREVDWVSGACMMVRRAVFDRIGLLDERFFMYWEDTDLCKRARDAGWSVWFTPEAEITHLTGQGGGRRTLKTRIFMIYEMHSSAYYYFRKHSYRSSWHPLAVVSYLGLLALVAGKTVYETVRSLFLFASFRLTRR, encoded by the coding sequence ATGAGCGAGCCGCTGCTGTCCGTTTGCCTGGTCAACCATAACGCGGGGGAGCTGACCCTGAACTGCCTCCGCTCGATCCGGGCGAAAACGGTTGACCCCGGTTATGAGATCATCCTGGTCGACAATGATTCGACCAACGATGGTCTAGCGGCGATCACCCGCGAGTTCCCGCAGATCACGCTGATCCGCAACGACCGGAACGTCGGATTCGCCAAGGCCAATAACCAGGCGATCCGGGCCGCCAGGGGGAAATATCTCCTGCTGCTGAACAACGACACGCTCCTCCGCAACGACGCTTGCGGCCGGATGGCGGCTTTTATGGAGGGGCACCCGAAGACCGGCATCCTGGCGGGGAAACTCTATAAACCGAACGGCAAGGTCCAGCGCAACTGCCGCTCTTTTTACAAAACTCCGTTCGATACGATGTTCGGCCGGGCTTCGCTGCTCAGCAAGCTTTTCCCCGGCAATCCGGTCACCCGGCGCAATACCTTGTCCGATTGGGATTATAATTCGGTCCGCGAAGTCGACTGGGTCTCCGGCGCCTGCATGATGGTGCGCCGCGCGGTTTTTGACCGGATCGGCTTATTGGACGAGCGCTTCTTCATGTACTGGGAAGACACCGACCTGTGCAAACGGGCAAGGGACGCCGGCTGGAGCGTCTGGTTCACGCCGGAGGCGGAGATCACTCATTTGACCGGCCAGGGCGGGGGGCGGCGAACGCTCAAGACCAGGATCTTCATGATCTACGAAATGCATTCGTCCGCCTATTACTATTTCCGTAAACATTCTTACCGGAGCTCCTGGCACCCGCTGGCGGTCGTTTCTTACCTTGGTTTGTTGGCGCTGGTTGCCGGTAAAACGGTCTACGAGACGGTCAGGAGCCTGTTCCTGTTCGCTTCTTTCCGGTTAACACGGCGATGA
- a CDS encoding glycosyltransferase family 2 protein — MNYSIVVPVYNSQATLDELHRRLTQVMSAAAQGSFEIIYVDDSSRDGSWPALAEICRVDGRARALQLMRNSGQHAALMCGLQQAAGDFVITLDDDLQHPPEEIPKLIAALAAEPALDAVMAVPADKKQAVWRNLGSGLANRVVTFVLNKPRTMGFSSFIIMTGALRSAVVAFAGRDTTIAALICLISDRVGNVVVRHEPRRVGRSNYSLLKLIGLTLTFIFNFTTIPLRLMVYLGMATAGLAFCLLLLTVYQKLTGAITVPGFATTTIMISFFAGVILCSIGLIGEYLMRMIGYLNAPQRYQVRQMTKRT, encoded by the coding sequence ATGAACTATTCTATCGTCGTGCCGGTCTATAATTCGCAGGCGACGCTGGACGAACTGCATCGCCGTTTGACGCAGGTCATGTCGGCGGCGGCCCAGGGTTCGTTCGAGATCATCTATGTCGACGATTCCTCCCGCGACGGTTCCTGGCCGGCGCTGGCTGAGATCTGCCGGGTCGACGGCCGGGCGCGGGCGCTGCAGCTGATGAGGAATTCCGGCCAGCACGCCGCGCTGATGTGCGGTTTGCAGCAAGCGGCGGGCGACTTTGTCATTACCCTGGACGACGACCTGCAGCATCCGCCGGAAGAGATCCCCAAGCTGATCGCCGCCCTGGCGGCCGAACCGGCGCTCGATGCGGTCATGGCCGTGCCAGCCGATAAAAAGCAGGCGGTCTGGCGGAACCTGGGGAGCGGGCTGGCGAACCGGGTCGTTACTTTTGTCCTTAACAAGCCGCGGACGATGGGCTTTTCCAGCTTCATCATCATGACCGGGGCGCTGAGAAGCGCGGTCGTGGCTTTTGCCGGCCGAGATACCACGATCGCGGCGCTGATCTGCCTGATCAGCGACCGGGTCGGGAATGTCGTGGTCCGGCACGAGCCGCGGCGGGTTGGCCGATCCAATTATTCCCTGCTCAAGCTGATCGGCCTGACCCTGACCTTCATTTTTAATTTTACCACCATTCCTTTGCGGCTGATGGTCTACCTGGGAATGGCGACGGCGGGGCTGGCGTTCTGCCTGCTGCTTTTGACCGTTTACCAAAAGCTGACCGGCGCTATTACCGTCCCCGGTTTTGCCACGACGACGATCATGATCAGTTTCTTTGCCGGCGTCATTCTTTGCTCGATCGGCCTGATCGGCGAGTACCTGATGCGGATGATCGGTTATCTGAACGCGCCTCAGCGCTACCAGGTCAGGCAAATGACGAAAAGAACTTGA
- a CDS encoding WbqC family protein, protein MRVAVIQSNYLPWKGYFDIINDVDLFVFYDDVQFTRNDWRNRNRIKTPNGLKWLTVPCGPDISRLIHEVRLDSSKWQEKHFNQIAEAYKQSPYFARYEPFWRQIYREKTWQSLSELNQTLVRRIMGELLGVTRQYADSRQYELTGRGAPRLLSLLQQVGATSYVTGPSAANYLNEQMFRERGIELIWKDYNGYPEYPQLYRPFEQQVSIIDLLFNTGPAAPQYIWGWRSK, encoded by the coding sequence ATGAGAGTCGCGGTCATCCAATCCAATTACCTCCCCTGGAAAGGTTATTTTGACATCATCAACGACGTCGACCTCTTTGTCTTTTATGACGACGTGCAGTTCACCCGGAACGACTGGCGGAACCGGAACCGCATCAAGACGCCGAACGGGCTAAAGTGGCTTACCGTCCCTTGCGGCCCGGATATTTCCCGGTTGATCCACGAGGTTCGGCTCGATTCGTCCAAGTGGCAGGAGAAGCATTTTAACCAGATAGCCGAGGCCTATAAACAATCACCGTATTTTGCGCGGTACGAGCCGTTCTGGCGCCAGATCTACCGGGAAAAAACCTGGCAAAGCCTGTCGGAACTGAACCAGACCCTGGTCCGGCGGATAATGGGCGAGCTGCTCGGCGTGACCAGGCAATACGCCGATTCCCGCCAATACGAATTGACCGGGCGGGGGGCGCCCAGGCTGTTAAGCTTGCTGCAGCAAGTTGGCGCGACCTCTTACGTGACCGGGCCGTCGGCCGCTAATTACCTGAACGAGCAAATGTTCCGGGAGCGGGGGATCGAGCTGATCTGGAAAGACTACAACGGTTACCCGGAGTATCCGCAGCTGTACCGGCCGTTCGAACAGCAGGTCTCGATCATCGATCTGCTTTTTAATACCGGGCCGGCAGCGCCGCAATATATTTGGGGCTGGAGAAGCAAATGA
- a CDS encoding class I SAM-dependent methyltransferase produces the protein MRTADYRPEEISLLSRHRRLFWFTARNRLIGAKIAGYAGGAKQAKKILELGAGSGNIARYLRQSGWRVDASDCYRESLPFLQQAAERSFLFDLISDPVPGELRRQYDLVIMGDVIEHLSEPVPALNKAAGFLRPGGFIIVTVPALKRLWSRYDEESGHKKRYTPEELKRELTAGGYQVKEIAYFLFVPALIIFVLRRFASGDEASVPGWANALLGLVCRLEAVIGRAVRFPFGSSLIAVAEAA, from the coding sequence ATGAGAACGGCCGATTACCGTCCCGAAGAGATCTCTTTATTGTCGCGCCACCGCCGTTTATTCTGGTTCACGGCCAGGAACCGGTTGATCGGCGCAAAGATCGCCGGTTACGCGGGCGGCGCCAAACAGGCGAAAAAGATCCTGGAGCTGGGTGCCGGTTCCGGCAACATCGCCCGTTATCTGCGGCAGTCCGGCTGGCGAGTCGATGCGTCCGATTGTTACCGCGAGTCGCTCCCTTTCTTGCAACAAGCGGCCGAGCGTTCTTTTCTTTTCGACCTGATCAGCGACCCGGTCCCCGGCGAACTGCGCCGGCAGTATGACCTGGTGATCATGGGGGACGTGATCGAACATTTGTCCGAACCGGTGCCGGCGCTGAATAAAGCCGCTGGATTCTTGCGGCCCGGAGGCTTTATAATCGTAACCGTGCCGGCTTTAAAGAGGCTCTGGAGCCGCTACGACGAGGAGAGCGGCCATAAGAAACGGTACACGCCGGAGGAATTAAAACGGGAACTGACGGCGGGCGGTTATCAAGTGAAGGAGATCGCCTATTTTCTGTTCGTGCCGGCGCTCATTATTTTTGTCCTGCGGCGTTTTGCCAGCGGCGATGAGGCCTCGGTCCCCGGCTGGGCCAATGCCTTGCTGGGACTGGTCTGCCGGTTGGAAGCGGTCATCGGCCGGGCAGTGCGGTTCCCATTCGGCAGTTCCTTGATCGCGGTCGCGGAGGCGGCATGA
- the rffA gene encoding dTDP-4-amino-4,6-dideoxygalactose transaminase, with amino-acid sequence MKKIPFNKPYLTGGELDNVKQAYRLGWVSGDGKFTKLCQRRLERNIGCRRAMLTTSATTALEMAALLCGIKPGDEVLLPSYTFVSTANAFVLRGAKPVFVDIREDTLNIDERLIGQRISRKSRALCVVHYAGVACEMAPIVRQAAAGKLALIEDAAQAIGSKYRGRPLGTFGQLAALSFHETKNIICGEGGALLINDRRHILRAEIIREKGTNRNQFYRGEVDKYSWVDIGSSYLPSDILAAFLYAQLEKQADIQRRRKKIYDRYRAGLADLAEAGKVRLPFVPAHCQQNYHMFYIMLPSRKLRDRVMSRLKKRGIDAIFHYVPLHLSPMGRKFAYQKGDLPVTESAAARLLRLPFYNTLSAADQAYVIDNLRQVVREEC; translated from the coding sequence ATGAAAAAGATCCCGTTCAATAAACCCTATCTGACCGGCGGCGAACTTGACAACGTTAAGCAAGCTTACCGTTTGGGCTGGGTGTCCGGCGACGGCAAGTTCACCAAGCTCTGCCAGCGCCGGCTGGAGCGGAACATCGGCTGCCGCCGCGCCATGCTGACCACTTCGGCGACCACCGCGCTGGAAATGGCGGCGCTGCTTTGCGGGATCAAGCCGGGCGACGAGGTGCTGCTGCCTTCTTACACTTTCGTCTCCACCGCCAACGCTTTTGTTTTGCGCGGGGCAAAGCCGGTCTTTGTTGATATCCGGGAAGACACCCTGAACATCGACGAACGGTTGATCGGCCAGCGGATAAGCCGCAAAAGCCGGGCGCTCTGCGTGGTCCATTATGCCGGTGTCGCTTGTGAAATGGCGCCGATCGTCCGGCAGGCAGCCGCCGGTAAACTGGCGCTGATCGAGGACGCCGCCCAGGCGATCGGGTCCAAATACCGCGGCCGCCCGCTGGGGACGTTCGGTCAGCTGGCCGCGCTCAGTTTCCATGAAACGAAGAACATTATCTGCGGCGAGGGCGGCGCATTGTTGATCAACGACCGCCGCCACATTTTACGGGCGGAGATCATCCGGGAAAAAGGAACCAACCGGAACCAGTTCTACAGGGGAGAAGTCGACAAATACAGCTGGGTCGATATCGGTTCGTCGTATCTCCCTTCCGATATCCTGGCCGCTTTTCTTTACGCCCAATTGGAAAAGCAGGCGGATATCCAGCGGCGCAGAAAGAAGATCTACGACCGCTATCGGGCCGGGCTGGCGGACCTGGCCGAGGCCGGGAAGGTCCGGTTGCCGTTCGTGCCGGCCCACTGCCAGCAGAATTACCATATGTTCTATATTATGTTGCCGTCGCGGAAGCTCAGGGACCGGGTCATGTCCCGCCTCAAGAAACGGGGGATCGACGCGATCTTCCATTACGTCCCGCTCCACCTGTCGCCCATGGGGCGCAAGTTCGCTTACCAAAAGGGCGATCTGCCGGTGACCGAAAGCGCCGCCGCGCGCCTGCTTCGTCTCCCATTTTATAATACCTTGAGCGCGGCTGACCAGGCATATGTCATAGATAACCTGCGGCAGGTGGTCAGGGAGGAATGTTAA